From the genome of Thermoflexus hugenholtzii, one region includes:
- a CDS encoding ubiquitin-like domain-containing protein: MDRWRLLQSIAWLGLGAFCLWGYWRSQQTVTLLLDDRIVPIRTHQRTVAGVLREAGVSLRPEDEVFPAPDQEIRPPALIRVRRAQPVWIRVEGRGTEPSRQLRVYTLHRDPEAILRQAGVEREPGDVLWVDGQPWSLGAKTVDGGAPPGEIRIQRAAPLVLRLEDGSRRVILTTAPTVGAALREAGFSLHPADRLIPGPETMLNGGLQVSLFRARPITVEADGRVQVVHTTARTVRDLLWELGLTLHGQDRVIPEEGAALQGGETVRVIRVREDFEIEESPIPFRTVWEPDPNLELDTWVQKAPGRNGLLQRRIRVRYENGQAMAREVVDETVVRPPEPRVWVYGTKIVVRTLETPEGPVEYWRRIRMLATSYSASTAGVHPSAPYFGRTRTGLPMQRGIVAVDPRVIRLGWRVYVPGYGIGLAADTGGGIIGRRIDLGYNDEDLVLWYRWVDVYLLTPVPPPESIPYVLPDWPSPPP, encoded by the coding sequence ATGGACCGCTGGAGGCTTCTCCAATCGATCGCCTGGCTCGGGCTGGGCGCGTTCTGCCTCTGGGGTTACTGGCGCTCCCAACAGACGGTAACCCTCCTCCTGGATGATCGGATCGTTCCCATTAGAACCCATCAACGAACCGTGGCCGGGGTGCTGCGGGAGGCCGGGGTGTCCTTGCGTCCGGAGGACGAGGTCTTCCCGGCCCCGGATCAGGAGATCCGCCCACCGGCCCTCATCCGAGTCCGCCGGGCCCAGCCGGTGTGGATCCGGGTGGAGGGGAGAGGGACGGAGCCCTCCCGGCAGCTCCGGGTTTACACCCTCCATCGGGATCCGGAGGCCATCCTGCGGCAGGCGGGGGTGGAGCGGGAGCCCGGGGACGTGTTGTGGGTGGATGGACAACCATGGTCCCTCGGCGCGAAGACCGTGGACGGAGGAGCGCCCCCCGGGGAGATCCGCATCCAGCGAGCGGCCCCTCTGGTCTTGCGCCTGGAGGATGGATCCCGCCGGGTGATCCTGACCACTGCGCCCACCGTGGGGGCTGCCCTCCGGGAGGCGGGCTTCTCCCTGCACCCGGCGGATCGTCTGATCCCGGGTCCCGAAACCATGCTGAACGGCGGGTTGCAGGTGAGCCTCTTTCGCGCCCGTCCCATCACCGTGGAGGCCGACGGCCGCGTCCAGGTGGTGCATACCACCGCCCGGACCGTTCGGGATCTGTTGTGGGAGCTCGGGCTCACCCTGCACGGCCAGGATCGGGTGATCCCGGAGGAAGGGGCGGCCCTGCAAGGCGGAGAGACGGTGCGGGTGATCCGGGTGCGGGAGGACTTTGAGATCGAGGAGAGCCCGATCCCCTTCCGCACGGTCTGGGAGCCGGACCCGAACCTGGAGCTGGACACGTGGGTGCAGAAGGCCCCGGGGCGGAACGGATTGCTGCAGCGACGGATCCGCGTCCGGTATGAGAACGGCCAGGCGATGGCCCGGGAGGTGGTGGATGAGACGGTGGTCCGGCCACCGGAGCCCCGGGTGTGGGTCTATGGGACGAAGATCGTGGTGCGCACCCTGGAAACCCCGGAGGGCCCGGTGGAATACTGGCGGCGGATCCGAATGCTGGCCACCTCTTACAGCGCCTCCACCGCAGGGGTTCATCCCTCCGCCCCCTACTTCGGGCGGACACGGACCGGGCTGCCCATGCAACGGGGGATCGTGGCCGTGGACCCGCGGGTCATCCGCCTGGGGTGGCGGGTGTATGTGCCGGGCTATGGGATCGGCCTGGCGGCCGACACCGGCGGGGGGATCATCGGCCGCCGCATCGACCTGGGTTACAACGATGAGGATCTGGTCCTCTGGTATCGATGGGTGGACGTGTATCTGCTGACGCCGGTGCCGCCTCCGGAATCCATCCCCTATGTGTTGCCGGACTGGCCCTCCCCGCCTCCATGA